From the genome of Gemmatimonadaceae bacterium:
GGTCGCCGTCGCGGGCAGCCGCAACGGCGACCGGGAGGGCGAGCGCGGAGCGCGGGGTGGCGCTGGTGTCGGCGCTGGCGCTAGTGCCGGAGGCGTCGGCGGTATCGGCGCTGGCGGAGTCGCCGGTGGCGGCGCCGCGGAGTTTGTCGCAGGCGGAGAGGGCGAAAAGGCCTGTCACCGCGAGCACAAGGGAGAGGCCGTGGAGTTGGGTACGCGGCAATCGCATCTGATCGTTCAGCTGGGGCAAGTGTTTCACGGCGCGGCATCCATCCTGGAGAATCTACGCATTTCGATTGTCGCGACTTGACACTACGACATTTGTTCTACATATGTCGCGCGTGAAGCGCAAATGGTTTCCTCCGGGCGGGGCGTTTGCGATGGGGGGACATGGAGATCGAGGACTTTGGTCGAAACGGGGGAGTGCTGATACTGGCGGATGAGGCGCGTGGTCGGGAGGTTGCGGAGGTGGTGAAAGCGGGGATTCTTGCGCGCGCGCGCTCTCTCTCTCTCTCTCTCTCTCTCTCTCTCTCGGCCTCCATTCTCCGAGGGCGACGGACCCATCGCCGAATGCTGCCCGACTGCAGGCGCGTTCCTCTCGGCTGTTCGGGCTGGCGACGAGCGAATCCTGGTGGTCGATCCCTCGTACGTACATCGTCTGGGCGACGGCGTACTGGCGCTGCTGGTGACCCTTCTGAAGGGGCGAAGTCAGCTCCTTCGACCCGTCATCCTCTATGCGGACACCACTGAGTCTGCGATGCGAGGGACATGCGCACTCGCGGGAGCTGCTCGATGCACCTTGGTCGTTCGCGGCATCGACGACGCCGTGCTAGTGCAGGAGATCTTCGCGGGTTCGGGACTTGGTCCAGAACTTCACCGGCTGGTCGAGCACATCCTTCCGCGCATGACGACTCTTGACGATCGGGTGAGGGAGCAATGGGAGTGCGCGTTGCTCGCACCGGAATCGACGTGTGTCAAGCGAATCGCTGCCGAGTGTGGGGTGTCGAGGAGAACGATGGAGCGCTGGTTCGCGCAGTGCCAACTTCCGTCCCCCGGCCGCCTGTTCGCGATGGCGGCCGAGGCACACGAGTTGGATCGCAGTGACGCAAAGCGCACGCCCGCAGCAACGGCTCAGCGAGTGCCGAGATGAAGAGGGTTCGCCGTTCAGCGTTAGGCTCAACTCGCGCCGCTTCACGCGTGGCACGACGCTATCGTCGCGCCGGCTTTGCGCTATCGGTCGTTGTCGAGAGCAGGTAGGCGGCGAGTAACGGCTCGTCGTCGTCGTCGCCAATCATGACCAATGTGTCGCCGCGGATGGCAAAGCGTGATGCCTCGAAGGGAAGAAGAGTGGATCCCTGGTACGACAACGTATGACGATCGTACAGGTCCAGAATTCGACGGCGATAGTTGGAAGTTCCTTGGAATAGCACGATGAGAAAGCCTCGCCACGCACGGGCATCAAGGGCTCCTTTTCGTGCCCCCTTGGCGAGGCTTGAGCTTCGCATCCTACCATTGCTTTCTAGCAGCTCCTTCGCTTCTGGAAGCGGTTCGATATGCATTCCGAGCCGTGCCTCGCGATTCGGGGCAATCAGAGCGAACTCCTGCTCATAGAGCGGCAGCAGCGCGCAGGTGGAGTCGTCCGCCTGCCTTAGAGGGCCTTGGCGAACGATGAACGGCTGTGCTCGATGCCGAGGCCAGGGGGCAGCGATCGAGTCAACAATGCGCGCAGTCTCACCTGTCGTGGACACGAAGTAGTCGTACACATCGTGCCCAGATGTCTGTAGGAGCACTTCGTTGCTTCCCCAAGCGCATCCCGTTGCCCAGCGTCCCTCCCGCGATACGCGAACATTCTGAAGTTTGTCAGGGACCAGCGCGGTAATGCGGCCATCGCTGAACTCCACGGCCATGAGCCGCGACCACGTGCCGAAGAACCACACTGGTCTGTCCCCGAACTCAGCTGGTCCAGGTCCGCGTCGACCGACGGCGAAACGCGGGCGACCAGAGGCCGCGTCAATGACGTGGATTCGCTTTTCCCCGTAGTCGTAGACGGCGAGGCCTTGCTCCGCGAACTGAATGTCACTCGGATATGGAAGCGCTGGGAGCGACGACAGGCCGTCGGATCGCCACAAGGCACGTAGACGCAGCGGGCCCGCTCGACGCGGTGCCGACCACAGCGCAGGTTGACCAGTAACCTCTGAGCAAGTCCCTGCCGTCGTACAGGGCGCGTCACGCGAGCTCGACTCGACCACGGATGGCGACAGAAGGCACACTACTGAAGCACACAGAGCGGCTGCCGGAAGAGTCGTGGTGCGAGTCATGTATCTATGGCGCAGGTCGAGGTGACAGATGCTCTACAGTTCCAAGTGAGTACCATTGCCGAAACTCAAGAAGTACGGGCGTTCTTCGCGCTCCCCGTAGCCAAAGCGTCCAGACGACCGCGTTGCGACGCCAACCCTGCAGTTGGCGGACCTCGGCGTCGATCTCGCGCGAACGAGACCCGCCCAGCAGCACTTGGACGGCGTTGGGCGGGATCTCACCTCTGGCGCGCGCTCTCCTTCTTGCCTCACGCACGCCTGAACCGCAGTCGTCTTCTTGACCGATGACGTACCAGTGCGTGCCGGCGACTGCCGCTGGCAGTCGCTTGTCGACAAGTAGTGCCGTTGCCCCGTGGCCGAATGCGCCGAGAAGCGCGGCGACTCCAACCATGGAGGCTTTGGCAACTCGAATCAATACCACGTGGCGGCGGTGATCCATGCTGTAACTGCCGAGTACGACGCCCGTTGCGCTAACTATTCTTCGGTAAGATTCCCGGCGAGATCGATCGGCGTCGGCGTGCAGACGCCGTTAGCGCACACATCGAACCAGATTCTCTTGCAGTGTCCCTGCAGCCCTATGCATCCGCCGTCGGCAAGCGCCGGGGCCGGTGCGAAGATCGCCGTCAGCGACGCGACGGAGGAAATGGTGAGAAAGACACGAGTGGACTTGGACATGGGTGCCATCCGAAGCGAAGGTATGGTCCGAAGTGGACTTGCTGTCAGCAGGCAGCAGTCCGCGGACGCGTACTCTAGGCCTTCGCCGTGGCGGTCACCAAACGCCGCGATGCGACATCGCGCATGAAGATCGCGACGGCGATCTGCAGAACGTCGGGGCTGAACATGGGGCTCCCCCGCCTCTGGCGTGACCCCAGTTGCTGATCCAGCACTGCTGTCAGCCGTTGGTTGATTGCCAATGTACTGCTTCTCGCTGGTCCGCCCATTGATCCAACGCTTCGCTGCGGAACGCGGCGCCGATGTCGCAGACGATGCTCGGCGCGTAGCCGCGCGACCGCGACCGCGCCACGCGATCCAACGCGGCGATCACGCATTCCGCGGGCAGCGAGCGGTCGCCTGCGATCAGGAGACACTCCCGCGTGGCATCGTCCACGACCGTCAGAGTGCGACAGCGCCGACCATCGGCCAGGGCATCGCTGACGACGTCCATGCGCCCCCGCTGGTTCGCGCCGGTGATGGCCGGTTTGGGCACGCGCTCGAGCGCCCCCCGCTTGCGGACGCGCTGCCGGACGTGGAGCCCCGCCTCGCGAGACACGCGTTGCACCCGCTGGCGATTGACTCGCAGGCCGACGCGTCGCAGCCACCGGTCCAAGCGCCGGTACACGCGTCGGGAGCCCCACCGCGGCCGCAGGATCGCCACCGTCCGCAGACGCTCGGCCAAGGCCTGATCGTCCTTGCGCGACGGATCGCGCTGGCCCTTACAATGCGAGCGCAGCGAGCTTCCGAAAACGCCCGTCTGCAGCAAGCATCGTTAGGTCGGCGCCACACGGATGGTGCGTCGAAACAGCCCGTCGCGCAACACCACGGTGATGGTCCGCACCCCAATCGAACGTATGCTCGGCGCTCCTCGGTCCCGGAGCGTGCATGCCCGATGCGGCCTCGGCGGCGCGTGGCGTCTACAAGCCCCGGCGCCCGCAGGCATCGCCGCTCTTTCGGTTGGTGTCGGACCATCTGCATCGCCTGCAGACGGTCTACGACGAGCGCTTCGCGCGCAAGTACGGCCCATGGCGCCCCGTGGTCGCACAGGTCGCCGACAAGTTCCTCGCCTGCGGCGTGCTCGACCACGGGTTCGCGCGCATCCGCTGCGATGCGTGCACGCACGGGTATCTACTCGCGTTCTCGTGCAAGTGCCGCTACGTCTGCCCGAGTTGCCACGCCAAGCGGCTGGCCATCTGGACGCAGTGGCTGGACACCACGCTGCTCGCGCCGGTACCGCACCGGCAGGTGGTGCTCACCATCCCCAAGCGGCTCCGCGCCTACTGCCTGTACCGTCGTCGCCTGCTCGGCGAGATCGCCCGCGTCGCCGCCCGCACCGTCACGGCCGCCATCCGTACGCTGACGGGCGAGCGCGACCTCGCCGTCGGCATCGTGGCCTGCTTGCAGACGAATGGCTCGCGGGCCATTACAAAAGTGATCGCTCCGACAAGTCGGACGGCCCGACGGCGGGCACCGAGACGGTGGACCCGATGGAAGTTCCTCGTCCGGGTGCTCGTGCACATTCCGGACAAGGGGCAGGTCACGACACGGTACTACGGCTGGTATGCCAACCGTCCGCGCGGGATGCGACGTCAGGCTGAGCCCGCAGCAGCCGATACGCCACCCCTGATCGTCCCCGCCACACGACTCGCGCCGACCGAAGCCACTCGCCGATGGGCGGCCCTTCTGCCGCAGATGTTCGAGGTCGACCCGCTCGCCTGTCCCACCTGCCACGGCGCGATGCGCATCGTCGCCTGCATCACGCAGACGTCGGTGATCGACCAGATCCTCACCCACCTCCGCACTCGCGCGGCACACGCCACCCACGCGGGCGCGCGGAGCCCGCCATCGACGCGGGCCCCCGTGAGTCGGAGCACCGCACGCGCCCCACGCCCGCCCGCCGACGCCCCGACTCCCCCCTGAGGACGCGCCCCCCCACGCCCCACGACCACGCGGGGACGTTCGGCGTGCGCGGCGATCTCACCGCAGCGACCGCGCGGTCCCCACCGGCTCCCGCCGGCCCCGGGTCACCCATCCGGACCGCAGGCCGAACGGCCCGCGAGGCGCACCGGCGCGGTGGCGGTCGCGCCGACGCCCGCTCCCCGCTGCTCGCGAGGCAGCGGACCAGGGCCTATTTGAGTTTCCTATCGAGAGCCGGCCCTGTCGCCGGGCGAGGTGTGGCGCTGGTTACGGGGCGCCGCCCGGCCCGAGCAACATGTATCGCGAGTCAACGAACGCTATCCGAAAGAGCGCCCGATGCCGTTGAGTACAAGCAGGCCGCTGGCGGCATTGGT
Proteins encoded in this window:
- a CDS encoding IS3 family transposase, whose product is MLQTGVFGSSLRSHCKGQRDPSRKDDQALAERLRTVAILRPRWGSRRVYRRLDRWLRRVGLRVNRQRVQRVSREAGLHVRQRVRKRGALERVPKPAITGANQRGRMDVVSDALADGRRCRTLTVVDDATRECLLIAGDRSLPAECVIAALDRVARSRSRGYAPSIVCDIGAAFRSEALDQWADQREAVHWQSTNG
- a CDS encoding transposase zinc-binding domain-containing protein, with amino-acid sequence MPDAASAARGVYKPRRPQASPLFRLVSDHLHRLQTVYDERFARKYGPWRPVVAQVADKFLACGVLDHGFARIRCDACTHGYLLAFSCKCRYVCPSCHAKRLAIWTQWLDTTLLAPVPHRQVVLTIPKRLRAYCLYRRRLLGEIARVAARTVTAAIRTLTGERDLAVGIVACLQTNGSRAITKVIAPTSRTARRRAPRRWTRWKFLVRVLVHIPDKGQVTTRYYGWYANRPRGMRRQAEPAAADTPPLIVPATRLAPTEATRRWAALLPQMFEVDPLACPTCHGAMRIVACITQTSVIDQILTHLRTRAAHATHAGARSPPSTRAPVSRSTARAPRPPADAPTPP